From the Pseudomonas putida genome, one window contains:
- a CDS encoding LysR family transcriptional regulator: MKFTLRQLRYALAAAKHGNLTTAAMELHVSQPSISAAITELEEVLGQAIFIRQRGLGISLTPFGRTVMVQARRVLAEAQTFAEIHANAGECVGELVVGCFEDLAPYCLPQIVRRMQESCPRVTVDMRDGSFDYVGKRLSEGAIELAITYDLGLPPNTQTTELCQLTAQVLLAADHPLAKEPRVSLKALAEYTLVVTDQAQSWQHVLNLFSFYDLTPAVVHRVRTFELQRSLVANGFGVALIYTRPFGDRSYDGQALVCRPTEEKLPTHSIVLAHDQRYPLTPSAEAFKALAVAWFAERPSFASE, translated from the coding sequence ATGAAGTTCACCCTGCGACAACTTCGCTATGCGCTCGCAGCGGCCAAGCACGGCAACCTGACCACTGCCGCCATGGAGCTTCATGTTTCACAACCGTCCATCTCGGCAGCCATCACCGAGCTGGAGGAGGTGCTGGGGCAAGCGATTTTCATCCGCCAGCGGGGCCTGGGCATATCGCTGACCCCGTTCGGGCGTACCGTCATGGTCCAGGCCCGGCGCGTGCTGGCAGAGGCCCAGACCTTTGCCGAAATCCACGCCAATGCAGGCGAGTGCGTCGGCGAACTGGTGGTCGGCTGCTTTGAGGACCTGGCGCCCTATTGCCTGCCGCAAATCGTGCGGCGGATGCAGGAGTCCTGCCCAAGGGTCACAGTCGACATGCGCGATGGTAGCTTCGATTACGTGGGCAAGCGCCTCAGTGAAGGGGCGATCGAATTGGCAATCACCTACGACCTGGGTTTGCCGCCGAACACGCAAACCACCGAGCTGTGCCAACTGACCGCTCAGGTACTGCTGGCAGCCGATCACCCGTTGGCCAAGGAGCCACGTGTGAGCCTCAAGGCGCTGGCCGAATACACCTTGGTGGTCACCGATCAGGCGCAAAGTTGGCAGCATGTGCTGAACCTGTTCAGCTTTTACGACCTTACCCCCGCCGTTGTGCACCGCGTGCGCACCTTCGAATTGCAGCGCAGCCTGGTCGCCAATGGCTTTGGCGTGGCGCTGATCTACACCCGGCCATTTGGTGATCGTAGCTACGATGGCCAAGCGCTGGTCTGTCGGCCGACCGAGGAAAAGTTGCCCACCCACAGCATCGTCCTGGCCCATGACCAGCGCTATCCGCTGACGCCTTCGGCTGAAGCGTTCAAGGCGCTGGCGGTGGCCTGGTTCGCGGAACGACCGTCGTTTGCATCCGAGTGA
- a CDS encoding ABC transporter substrate-binding protein — protein MASAGASQAAGWCESGKPVKFAGLNWESGMLLTDVMQFVLKNGYGCDTDSLPGNSISMENALSSNDIQVFAEEWVGRSEVWNKAAAAGKVVGVGSPVVGAVEGWYVPRYVIEGDAKRKLEAKAPNLKNIADLGQYAQVFKDPEEPDKGRFYNCPAGWTCELDNSEMLKSYGLENTYTNFRPGTGPALDAAVLSSYKRGEPILFYYWSPTPLMGQADLVKLDEKPGVDKSVTIKVGVSKTFHEQAPELVAVLEKINLPIDLLNQNLGRMSKERIESPELAKLFLKEHPEVWHRWVSEDAAKKVDAAL, from the coding sequence CTGGCGTCCGCAGGCGCTAGCCAGGCGGCCGGTTGGTGCGAGTCTGGCAAACCGGTGAAATTCGCCGGTTTGAACTGGGAAAGCGGGATGTTGCTCACGGATGTGATGCAGTTCGTGCTCAAAAATGGCTATGGCTGTGATACCGACAGCTTGCCGGGCAACTCCATTTCCATGGAAAACGCCCTGAGCAGCAACGATATCCAGGTGTTTGCCGAAGAGTGGGTAGGGCGCAGCGAGGTCTGGAACAAGGCCGCGGCCGCCGGCAAGGTCGTCGGCGTCGGCTCGCCGGTGGTCGGCGCGGTCGAAGGCTGGTACGTACCGCGTTATGTGATCGAAGGCGATGCCAAGCGCAAGCTCGAAGCCAAGGCGCCGAACCTCAAGAACATCGCCGATCTGGGCCAATACGCCCAGGTGTTCAAGGACCCGGAAGAACCAGACAAGGGCCGCTTCTACAACTGCCCGGCCGGCTGGACCTGCGAGCTGGACAACAGCGAAATGCTCAAGAGCTACGGCCTGGAAAACACCTACACCAACTTCCGCCCAGGCACCGGCCCGGCACTGGATGCCGCCGTGTTGTCGAGCTACAAGCGTGGCGAGCCAATCCTCTTCTACTACTGGTCGCCAACCCCGCTGATGGGCCAGGCCGACCTGGTCAAACTGGACGAGAAACCCGGCGTGGACAAGTCCGTGACCATCAAGGTGGGCGTATCGAAGACCTTCCACGAGCAGGCGCCGGAGCTGGTGGCGGTGCTGGAGAAGATCAACCTGCCGATCGACCTGCTGAACCAGAACCTGGGGCGCATGAGCAAGGAGCGTATCGAGTCGCCGGAGCTGGCCAAGCTGTTCCTCAAGGAACACCCCGAAGTCTGGCACCGCTGGGTCAGCGAAGACGCAGCCAAAAAGGTAGACGCGGCACTCTGA
- a CDS encoding ABC transporter permease, translating into MFPKNFTFSIADWVNGWVDALVTNYGDVFRHISETLLWAIVSLEGLLRATPWWLMLAVVGGIAWHATRKIVPTAVIVGLLFLVGAVGLWDKLMQTLALMLVATLISVLVGIPLGILSARNDRLRAVLMPLLDIMQTMPSFVYLIPVLMLFGLGKVPAIFATVIYAAPPLIRLTDLGIRQVDGEVMEAINAFGANRLQQLFGVQLPLALPSIMAGINQTTMMALSMVVIASMIGARGLGEDVLVGIQTLNVGRGLEAGLAIVILAVVIDRITQAYGRPRHGVGK; encoded by the coding sequence ATGTTTCCCAAGAATTTCACGTTTTCCATTGCCGACTGGGTCAATGGCTGGGTCGACGCGTTGGTCACCAACTACGGCGACGTGTTCCGGCACATTTCCGAGACCCTGCTGTGGGCCATCGTCAGCCTCGAAGGCCTGCTGCGCGCAACCCCCTGGTGGCTGATGCTGGCTGTCGTCGGCGGTATTGCCTGGCACGCCACCCGCAAGATCGTACCCACGGCGGTGATCGTCGGCTTGCTGTTCCTGGTTGGGGCAGTAGGGCTCTGGGACAAGCTGATGCAGACCCTGGCGCTGATGCTGGTGGCCACGCTGATATCGGTGCTGGTCGGCATTCCGCTGGGCATCCTGTCGGCGCGCAACGATCGCCTGCGGGCGGTGTTGATGCCGCTGCTCGACATCATGCAGACCATGCCCAGCTTCGTGTACCTGATTCCGGTGCTGATGCTGTTCGGCCTGGGCAAGGTGCCGGCGATCTTTGCCACCGTCATCTATGCCGCGCCACCGCTGATTCGCCTGACCGACCTGGGTATTCGCCAGGTGGACGGCGAGGTCATGGAGGCGATCAATGCCTTTGGTGCCAATCGCCTGCAACAACTGTTCGGTGTGCAGCTGCCACTGGCGTTGCCGAGCATCATGGCCGGTATCAACCAGACCACCATGATGGCCCTGTCGATGGTGGTCATCGCCTCGATGATCGGTGCCCGTGGCCTGGGTGAAGACGTGCTGGTCGGCATCCAGACCCTGAACGTAGGCCGCGGCCTCGAAGCGGGCCTGGCCATTGTGATTCTGGCGGTTGTGATCGACCGCATTACCCAGGCCTATGGCCGGCCACGGCATGGGGTGGGCAAATGA
- a CDS encoding quaternary amine ABC transporter ATP-binding protein has protein sequence MMNKIEVKNVYKIFGARAEDALKLIRQKKPKDQVLAETGCVVGVNDLSLSIGSGEIFVIMGLSGSGKSTLVRHFNRLIDPTSGEILVDGEDILQYDMDALREFRRHKISMVFQSFGLLPHRTVLDNVAYGLKVRGESKATCTERALHWIATVGLKGYEKSYPHQLSGGMRQRVGLARALAADTDIILMDEAFSALDPLIRAEMQDQLLELQKTLHKTIVFITHDLDEAVRIGNRIAILKDGRLIQVGTPKEILYQPADDYVDRFVQRRVASH, from the coding sequence ATGATGAACAAGATCGAAGTCAAGAACGTCTACAAGATTTTCGGGGCGCGCGCCGAGGATGCCCTGAAGCTGATCCGCCAGAAAAAACCCAAGGATCAGGTACTGGCCGAGACCGGCTGCGTGGTTGGGGTCAATGACCTTTCGTTGTCCATCGGCAGCGGCGAGATTTTCGTGATCATGGGGCTGTCGGGCTCGGGCAAGTCGACCCTGGTGCGCCACTTCAACCGCCTGATCGACCCCACCAGCGGCGAGATCCTGGTCGATGGCGAGGACATCCTGCAGTACGACATGGACGCCCTGCGCGAATTCCGCCGGCACAAGATCAGCATGGTGTTCCAGAGCTTCGGCCTGTTGCCGCACCGCACGGTGCTGGACAACGTCGCCTATGGCCTGAAAGTCCGTGGCGAGAGCAAGGCCACCTGCACCGAGCGCGCCCTGCACTGGATCGCCACGGTGGGCCTCAAGGGTTACGAAAAATCGTACCCGCACCAGTTGTCGGGCGGCATGCGTCAGCGCGTCGGCCTGGCCCGTGCCCTGGCGGCCGACACCGACATCATCCTGATGGACGAAGCCTTCAGTGCGCTCGACCCGCTGATCCGCGCCGAGATGCAGGACCAGTTGCTGGAACTGCAAAAGACCTTGCACAAGACCATCGTCTTCATCACCCACGACCTGGATGAAGCAGTGCGCATCGGCAACCGGATCGCCATTCTCAAGGACGGTCGCCTGATCCAGGTCGGCACGCCGAAGGAAATCCTCTACCAGCCTGCGGACGACTACGTCGATCGTTTCGTGCAGCGCCGCGTAGCTTCGCATTAA
- the hutH gene encoding histidine ammonia-lyase — protein sequence MSFAEKIIIADTPVRWQDVVAVARHGAKLELAPSAWARIDNAQAIVQRIVASGERAYGVNTGLGALCNVSLQDEQLSQLSRNTLLSHACGVGAALSDEQTRAIICAAIINFCQGRSGLQRKVVEALLTLLNQHITPQVPKQGSVGYLTHMAHISISLLGVGQVSYRGQIMPAQQALEEVGLAPVKLGAKDGLCLVNGTPCMTGLSCLSLDDATRLSQWADVIGAMSFEALRGQLDAFDPEIIAMKPHPGMQRVGSNLRRLLDGSEIIASSHGIRTQDALSIRSIPQVHGAARDQLAHAARQIETELNSSTDNPMLLGTPESYRVVSQANPHGQSVAMAADLLAIAVAEIGAIAERRLDRLINPLVSGLPAFLVSQPGVNSGMMIVQYVAASLCAENRQLAQPAVIDNYVTSGLQEDHLSMGTNAGLKLHRALENCTQILAIEYLLAAQAFEFLKEQRFGAGTGVAWRLLRERVPAYAQDRWLAPDIISSAAILKDPGVLGVAFPDLL from the coding sequence ATGTCGTTTGCCGAAAAAATCATCATCGCCGATACCCCCGTTCGCTGGCAGGACGTGGTGGCCGTGGCGCGACACGGGGCAAAGCTCGAGCTGGCCCCATCGGCTTGGGCGCGGATCGACAACGCCCAGGCGATCGTCCAGCGGATCGTGGCCAGTGGTGAGCGTGCCTATGGCGTCAACACCGGGCTGGGCGCCTTGTGCAATGTCTCGTTGCAGGACGAACAGCTCAGCCAGCTGTCGCGCAACACCTTGCTCAGCCATGCCTGTGGCGTGGGTGCCGCACTGTCGGACGAGCAGACCCGGGCGATCATCTGCGCGGCGATCATCAATTTCTGCCAGGGCCGTTCCGGCCTTCAGCGCAAGGTGGTCGAGGCGCTGCTGACCTTGCTCAACCAGCACATCACGCCGCAGGTGCCGAAACAGGGGTCGGTGGGTTACCTGACCCACATGGCCCACATCAGCATCAGCTTGTTGGGGGTCGGCCAGGTCAGCTATCGCGGCCAGATCATGCCGGCGCAGCAAGCCCTGGAGGAGGTGGGTCTGGCACCGGTCAAGCTGGGTGCCAAGGATGGTCTGTGCCTGGTCAACGGCACCCCATGCATGACCGGCCTGAGCTGCCTGTCCCTGGACGACGCCACGCGCTTGAGCCAATGGGCGGACGTGATCGGCGCCATGAGCTTCGAGGCCCTGCGTGGCCAGCTCGATGCCTTCGACCCTGAAATCATCGCGATGAAGCCGCACCCCGGCATGCAGCGCGTGGGCAGCAACTTGCGGCGCCTGCTCGACGGCAGTGAAATCATTGCCAGCAGCCATGGCATTCGCACCCAGGACGCCTTAAGCATTCGTTCGATCCCGCAGGTTCACGGTGCCGCGCGCGATCAGTTGGCACACGCGGCGCGGCAGATCGAAACCGAGCTCAACTCCTCGACCGACAACCCGATGTTGCTGGGTACGCCCGAGTCGTACCGAGTGGTGTCCCAGGCCAATCCCCACGGCCAGTCCGTGGCCATGGCGGCCGACTTGCTGGCCATCGCGGTGGCCGAGATCGGGGCGATTGCCGAGCGTCGCCTGGATCGCCTGATCAACCCGTTGGTCAGCGGCTTGCCGGCGTTCCTGGTCAGCCAGCCGGGGGTGAATTCGGGCATGATGATCGTGCAGTACGTGGCCGCTTCGCTGTGTGCGGAAAACCGTCAGCTGGCACAACCGGCCGTCATCGACAACTACGTCACCTCCGGCCTGCAGGAGGATCACCTGAGCATGGGCACCAATGCCGGCTTGAAGCTGCACCGCGCCCTGGAGAACTGCACGCAGATCCTCGCCATCGAATACCTGTTGGCGGCCCAGGCATTCGAGTTTCTCAAGGAGCAGCGCTTCGGTGCCGGCACCGGGGTTGCCTGGCGGTTGTTGCGCGAACGGGTCCCGGCCTATGCCCAGGACCGTTGGCTGGCCCCGGATATCATCAGCAGTGCAGCGATCTTGAAGGACCCCGGCGTGCTGGGTGTTGCGTTCCCTGATTTGCTATGA
- the nikA gene encoding nickel ABC transporter substrate-binding protein — protein MKQQPGKRKLALWGFILLVASAFAQAVDTGQPGPTLVYSWPVNAGPLDPRGYSPNQMYAQAMVYEPLVRYTHTGSVEPWLATGWKVSEDGKTYTFTLRDGVRFSDGTPFDAAAAKANLDAVLANSQRHRWMELVTTLDHVEAPDRLTLRLVLKHPYYPTLMELAQVRPLRFGAPAAKPGQPVGTGPWMRAESRLGEFDRFVRNPLYWGPKPAYGEVMVKVIPDPNSRALALQAGEVELIQGAAGEITAGTFVRLRDQGYATALSAPLATRTLAMNTGRGATRDLAVRQAINEAVDKQAIIDKILYGLEPRADTLFASNMPYADIGLKPYPYDPAQAKQMLDSAGWTLAPGASVRSKAGEPLSIELVFLGTSALQKSLAEVLQGELAKVGIQIALRAVEEGALVRRQRDGDFGMIFADTWGAPYDPHSFVSSMRYAGHADYMAQRGLAIKDELDRRIGEVLASTDEQQRAEQYRFILSTLHEQAVYLPISHLTAISVRRDSVAHVEFGSTLFDVPFEAMTPKQDR, from the coding sequence GTGAAGCAGCAGCCTGGTAAACGAAAGCTCGCCCTGTGGGGCTTTATTCTCCTAGTGGCGAGTGCATTCGCTCAGGCCGTGGACACTGGGCAACCAGGTCCGACACTGGTGTACTCCTGGCCCGTCAACGCCGGCCCCCTTGATCCCCGCGGTTATTCACCCAACCAGATGTACGCCCAGGCCATGGTTTATGAACCTCTGGTGCGCTACACCCACACAGGCTCCGTTGAGCCGTGGCTGGCCACGGGCTGGAAGGTCTCCGAAGACGGTAAGACCTACACATTCACCCTGCGCGACGGCGTACGTTTCAGCGATGGTACGCCGTTCGACGCTGCGGCCGCCAAGGCCAACCTGGACGCTGTCCTGGCCAACAGCCAACGCCACCGCTGGATGGAGCTGGTGACCACGCTTGATCACGTTGAGGCCCCTGATCGCCTGACCTTGCGCCTGGTGCTCAAGCACCCTTATTACCCGACCCTGATGGAGCTGGCCCAGGTCCGCCCGCTGCGCTTCGGTGCTCCTGCCGCCAAGCCCGGGCAGCCCGTTGGTACCGGGCCATGGATGCGCGCCGAGTCGCGCCTGGGCGAATTCGATCGTTTCGTCCGCAACCCCTTGTACTGGGGACCAAAGCCGGCCTATGGCGAAGTCATGGTGAAGGTCATTCCCGACCCCAACAGCCGCGCCTTGGCCCTACAGGCCGGAGAAGTCGAGCTGATCCAGGGGGCCGCCGGTGAGATCACCGCTGGCACGTTCGTCCGCCTGCGTGACCAGGGCTACGCCACCGCGCTTTCAGCGCCGCTGGCCACACGAACGCTGGCCATGAACACAGGCCGTGGCGCTACTCGCGACCTGGCTGTGCGCCAGGCGATCAATGAGGCGGTGGACAAGCAGGCAATTATCGACAAGATCCTCTACGGCCTGGAACCCAGGGCTGATACCTTGTTTGCCAGCAACATGCCGTATGCCGATATCGGACTGAAGCCTTATCCGTACGACCCGGCCCAGGCGAAGCAGATGCTGGACTCCGCAGGCTGGACCCTCGCCCCCGGAGCCAGTGTGCGCAGCAAGGCCGGCGAGCCGCTTTCGATCGAACTGGTGTTCCTCGGTACCAGCGCCTTGCAGAAAAGCCTCGCCGAAGTACTGCAAGGCGAACTGGCCAAGGTCGGCATCCAGATCGCGCTGCGTGCCGTGGAGGAAGGTGCGCTGGTACGCCGGCAGCGCGACGGCGATTTCGGCATGATCTTCGCCGACACCTGGGGCGCACCCTACGACCCCCACTCATTCGTAAGTTCCATGCGCTATGCCGGCCACGCCGACTACATGGCCCAGCGTGGACTGGCGATCAAGGACGAGCTGGACCGCCGTATTGGCGAGGTGCTGGCAAGCACCGACGAGCAACAACGCGCCGAGCAGTACCGCTTCATCCTGAGCACGCTGCATGAGCAAGCGGTGTACCTGCCCATCTCGCACCTCACCGCCATCAGCGTACGCCGTGATTCGGTCGCTCACGTCGAGTTCGGTAGCACGTTGTTCGATGTGCCGTTCGAGGCCATGACGCCGAAGCAGGACCGCTGA
- the nikB gene encoding nickel ABC transporter permease subunit NikB — MLRYILLRLILLVPVMFGVSLLVFVLLHLGSTDPALDYLRLSHIPPTDAAIAEVRHALGLDRPLYAQYLTWLWRALHLDFGISYLTGRPVLDDLLYYLPATLQLGGLALACTLLLSIPLGLLAARWQGRWPDHAVRAVTFLGVSMPNFWLAFLLIALFSLWLGWLPPLGRGTAGHLVMPVLAIALMSMSINARLLRASLLEVSGQRHVLFARARGLPERLVWRDHVLRNAWLPFVTATGMHVGELIGGALVIETIFAWPGVGRFAVSAVLNRDFPVMQCFTLLLTGLLMVCNLLVDVCYAWLDPRSRLEGASA; from the coding sequence ATGCTGCGCTACATTCTGCTGCGCCTGATACTGCTGGTGCCGGTGATGTTCGGTGTGTCACTGCTGGTATTCGTCCTGTTGCACCTGGGCAGCACGGACCCGGCGCTGGATTACCTGCGCCTCTCGCATATCCCGCCCACCGATGCCGCCATCGCTGAAGTCCGCCACGCCCTGGGCCTGGATCGCCCCTTGTACGCGCAGTACCTGACATGGCTGTGGAGGGCCCTGCACCTTGACTTCGGGATTTCCTATCTGACCGGTCGGCCGGTACTGGATGACCTGTTGTACTACCTGCCTGCGACCCTTCAGCTGGGCGGGCTGGCACTGGCCTGTACCCTGTTGCTGTCGATTCCACTGGGGCTGTTGGCCGCACGCTGGCAGGGGCGCTGGCCCGACCATGCGGTGCGGGCGGTCACCTTTCTTGGCGTGTCGATGCCCAACTTCTGGCTGGCGTTCCTGCTGATCGCACTGTTTTCGCTGTGGCTGGGCTGGCTGCCGCCGCTCGGGCGCGGAACGGCCGGGCATCTGGTGATGCCGGTGCTGGCCATCGCACTGATGTCGATGTCGATCAATGCTCGCCTGCTGCGAGCCAGCCTGCTTGAGGTCAGCGGCCAACGCCATGTCCTCTTTGCCCGCGCCCGCGGCCTGCCCGAGCGCCTGGTGTGGCGTGACCATGTCCTGCGTAACGCCTGGCTGCCCTTTGTCACGGCCACCGGCATGCACGTAGGCGAATTGATCGGTGGTGCGCTGGTGATCGAAACCATCTTTGCCTGGCCCGGCGTGGGGCGTTTCGCCGTTTCGGCGGTGCTTAACCGCGATTTCCCGGTGATGCAGTGTTTCACGCTGCTGCTGACCGGCCTGCTGATGGTTTGCAACCTGCTGGTGGACGTGTGCTACGCCTGGCTCGACCCACGCAGCCGCCTGGAGGGCGCAAGCGCATGA